Proteins co-encoded in one Acidovorax sp. 69 genomic window:
- a CDS encoding I78 family peptidase inhibitor: protein MMNIPFAAAGGLVVAVLTTGCASHGQPVAQSGSPTAAMSTQVVPCNAQPAQFAVGQNSTASVMESARVRSGAQIARILRPGQIITKEFDMQRLNLEVGNDGRILAVRCG from the coding sequence ATGATGAACATCCCTTTTGCCGCCGCTGGTGGCTTGGTCGTTGCCGTGCTGACGACCGGTTGTGCAAGCCACGGGCAGCCAGTCGCGCAGTCTGGCAGCCCCACGGCGGCAATGTCCACCCAAGTGGTGCCGTGCAACGCCCAGCCGGCCCAGTTCGCCGTCGGACAAAACAGCACCGCATCGGTGATGGAGTCGGCACGGGTGCGATCCGGCGCACAAATAGCCCGCATCCTGCGCCCAGGCCAGATCATCACCAAAGAATTCGATATGCAGCGGCTCAACCTGGAGGTGGGCAACGATGGCCGCATTCTGGCGGTGCGCTGCGGCTGA
- the rpoZ gene encoding DNA-directed RNA polymerase subunit omega: MARITVEDCLEKIPNRFQLVLAATYRARMLSQGHAPRIESRNKPAVTALREIAEGKVGLEMLKKVPG; this comes from the coding sequence ATGGCACGCATCACTGTAGAAGACTGTCTGGAAAAGATCCCCAACCGCTTCCAGCTCGTGTTGGCCGCCACATACCGCGCGCGCATGCTGAGCCAGGGCCATGCCCCCCGCATCGAAAGCCGCAACAAGCCCGCCGTGACCGCCCTGCGCGAAATCGCCGAAGGCAAGGTTGGCCTGGAAATGCTGAAGAAGGTTCCTGGTTGA
- the rdgB gene encoding RdgB/HAM1 family non-canonical purine NTP pyrophosphatase codes for MKIVLASNNRGKLAELQAMFAPLGVELVRQADLGVGEAEEPFRTFVENALAKARFASAHTGLPALADDAGMCVDAFGGLPGVDTAYYCTQFGYEKSDANNVRALLEQLQGVGNRRAAMVSTLVAVRSPQDPEPLIAVGRVVGEITAQPRGSNGFGFDPVMLIPEFGKTFAELPVEVKNTHSHRGRSAAQMLALMRERWL; via the coding sequence ATGAAAATTGTTCTTGCATCCAACAACCGCGGCAAATTGGCCGAGCTGCAAGCCATGTTCGCGCCACTGGGCGTCGAATTGGTGCGCCAGGCCGATTTGGGCGTGGGCGAGGCCGAGGAGCCTTTTCGGACCTTTGTCGAGAACGCATTGGCCAAGGCCCGATTTGCCTCTGCACATACCGGACTGCCCGCCTTGGCTGACGATGCTGGCATGTGCGTCGACGCCTTTGGCGGGTTGCCTGGGGTAGACACGGCCTACTACTGCACCCAGTTCGGCTACGAAAAAAGCGATGCCAACAACGTACGTGCTTTGCTGGAGCAGTTGCAAGGTGTGGGTAACCGCCGTGCCGCCATGGTCAGCACCCTGGTGGCCGTGCGCAGCCCACAAGACCCGGAACCGCTGATCGCTGTCGGTCGTGTGGTGGGCGAGATCACTGCGCAACCCCGTGGTAGCAATGGCTTTGGGTTCGACCCGGTCATGCTCATTCCAGAATTTGGCAAGACCTTTGCCGAATTGCCCGTAGAGGTCAAGAACACCCACAGCCACCGGGGCCGGTCTGCCGCGCAGATGTTGGCGCTGATGCGCGAGCGCTGGCTGTGA
- the hemW gene encoding radical SAM family heme chaperone HemW, with the protein MGHIPILPQSDAEPAPVRDIQHYMRPGLLQLQSLPPLSLYVHLPWCLKKCPYCDFNSHEFRDGNTSQVPEQRYIDALMADLEAALPLIWGRTVHSIFIGGGTPSLFSPTAIDRLIGDIRARLRLEPDCEITLEANPGTFEKDRFRAFRAAGVTRLSIGVQSFNDQHLQSLGRVHDRAQAIAAVEEAAQAFDTFNLDIMYALPGQTSLELEQDMQTALALKPPHISIYHLTIEPNTYFAKFPPVIPEDDQAYAMLDRITEMTGQAGMARYEISAYAQPGHACFHNTNYWQFGDYLGIGAGAHSKLSFAHRVVRQVRFREPRLYMDNALAGRAVAQDDEVRRADLPFEYMLNALRLRDGFALQDFMARTGLPITAIAKGLEAAERKGLIERDMARVRPTERGFDFLSDLQELFLAD; encoded by the coding sequence ATGGGCCATATTCCTATCCTGCCGCAGAGCGACGCTGAACCTGCGCCAGTGCGCGACATCCAGCACTACATGCGCCCTGGCCTGCTGCAACTGCAGAGCCTTCCACCGCTGTCGCTGTACGTGCACCTGCCCTGGTGCCTCAAAAAGTGCCCCTATTGCGATTTCAACTCGCATGAATTCCGCGATGGCAATACCAGTCAGGTGCCGGAGCAGCGCTACATCGATGCCCTGATGGCCGACCTGGAAGCGGCACTGCCGTTGATCTGGGGCCGTACGGTGCACAGCATCTTCATTGGCGGGGGCACGCCCAGCCTGTTTTCGCCCACTGCCATCGATCGGCTGATCGGTGACATTCGTGCCCGCCTGCGGCTGGAGCCCGACTGCGAGATCACGCTGGAAGCCAATCCCGGCACGTTCGAGAAAGACCGCTTTCGGGCTTTCCGGGCGGCTGGGGTTACGCGCTTGTCGATTGGGGTTCAGAGCTTTAACGACCAGCACCTCCAATCGTTGGGCAGGGTGCACGACCGCGCCCAGGCCATCGCGGCGGTCGAAGAGGCCGCGCAGGCGTTTGACACCTTCAACCTCGACATCATGTATGCGCTTCCAGGACAAACGTCGTTGGAGCTGGAGCAGGACATGCAGACAGCGTTGGCCCTCAAGCCACCGCATATCTCCATCTATCACCTGACCATCGAGCCCAATACCTACTTCGCCAAGTTTCCCCCGGTCATCCCCGAAGACGACCAGGCTTACGCCATGCTGGACCGCATCACTGAGATGACGGGCCAGGCCGGTATGGCACGGTACGAAATCTCCGCCTACGCCCAGCCCGGCCACGCGTGTTTTCACAACACCAACTATTGGCAGTTTGGTGACTACCTGGGTATTGGCGCGGGCGCCCACAGCAAGCTCAGTTTTGCGCACCGTGTGGTGCGTCAGGTGCGCTTTCGTGAGCCCCGTCTGTACATGGACAACGCCCTGGCCGGGCGAGCTGTGGCGCAGGATGACGAGGTGCGCCGGGCAGATCTGCCGTTTGAGTACATGCTCAACGCGCTGCGCCTGCGTGATGGTTTCGCGCTCCAGGACTTCATGGCCCGCACGGGCCTGCCGATCACCGCCATTGCCAAGGGGCTGGAGGCGGCAGAGCGCAAGGGACTCATCGAGCGCGACATGGCCCGCGTGCGCCCGACAGAGCGGGGATTCGATTTCCTGAGTGATCTGCAGGAGCTATTCCTGGCGGATTGA
- a CDS encoding serine/threonine-protein kinase yields MSKIKPAPLPPDTAIGGYRVVRRVSSGGFGVVYLATDGEGQQVAIKEYLPTSLATRAPGELLPKVPSEKLSLYRLGLKSFFEEGRSLAQISHASVVSVLNFFRENETVYMVMNYLEGATLQDFIITARDLKTQKVFRESTIRSLFDEVLRGLRIVHQHKMLHLDIKPANIFITDDNKAVMIDFGAAREVLSKEGNFIRPMYTPGFAAPEMYRRDSQMGPWTDIYAIGACIYACMQGFPPNEAPQRIDKDRLSLALTKLRGVYSDNLIEVVEWCMALDPLSRPQSVFALQKELSREGERRYTKLTVAEKMRLQLDTLVSDTKKNVQKVGEATGIGAKPK; encoded by the coding sequence ATGTCAAAAATCAAACCGGCTCCCCTGCCGCCCGACACCGCCATTGGTGGATACCGCGTGGTTCGCAGGGTGTCCTCCGGGGGCTTTGGCGTGGTGTACCTAGCGACCGACGGCGAAGGTCAGCAGGTTGCGATCAAGGAATACCTTCCCACCTCCTTGGCCACGCGTGCGCCAGGCGAGTTGCTGCCCAAGGTGCCGTCTGAAAAACTCTCGCTTTACCGCCTGGGTCTCAAGAGTTTTTTTGAAGAAGGGCGCTCGCTGGCGCAAATCTCGCACGCCTCGGTAGTGAGCGTGCTCAATTTCTTCCGCGAAAACGAAACCGTCTACATGGTGATGAACTACCTGGAGGGCGCGACCCTGCAGGACTTCATCATCACCGCACGCGACCTCAAGACACAGAAGGTCTTTCGTGAGTCCACCATTCGCTCGCTGTTCGACGAAGTGTTGCGTGGCCTGCGCATCGTGCACCAGCACAAGATGCTGCACCTGGATATCAAGCCTGCCAATATCTTCATCACCGACGACAACAAAGCCGTGATGATCGATTTTGGCGCGGCGCGCGAAGTGTTGTCCAAAGAGGGCAACTTCATCCGTCCCATGTACACGCCTGGTTTTGCCGCCCCCGAGATGTACCGGCGAGATTCGCAGATGGGACCGTGGACGGACATCTACGCCATCGGAGCCTGTATCTACGCCTGCATGCAGGGTTTTCCGCCCAATGAGGCCCCCCAGCGCATCGACAAAGACCGTTTGTCGCTGGCGTTGACCAAGTTGCGCGGTGTGTACTCGGACAATCTGATTGAGGTGGTGGAGTGGTGCATGGCGCTTGACCCACTCTCGCGCCCTCAGTCGGTGTTTGCGTTGCAAAAGGAGCTTAGCCGTGAGGGCGAGCGCCGCTACACCAAGCTCACCGTGGCCGAGAAAATGCGCCTGCAGCTCGACACCTTGGTGTCGGACACCAAGAAAAATGTGCAAAAGGTGGGTGAAGCCACTGGCATCGGAGCCAAGCCCAAATGA
- a CDS encoding PP2C family serine/threonine-protein phosphatase codes for MKFSVFQISRRGGREKNEDRMGYCYTRESGLFVLADGMGGHPEGEVAAQIALQTISALFQRQAKPQLKDVQEFLSGALLAAHHQILRYATDKGMLDTPRTTLVAAVLQAGTATWIHCGDSRLYMVRDGDLLTRTRDHSYMELRNTPPPGLDRINRNVLFTCLGSPTKPIYDITGPVYLEQGDRILLCSDGLWGTLSDEDIAKQLARNTVSHAVPDLVEDALRKAGDTSDNVTVIALEWETPDAFESTQGVSTDSISDDVFASTIQAGPLDGLVDDLDDAAIERSIAEINEAIRRSAARKA; via the coding sequence ATGAAGTTCTCCGTATTCCAGATCAGCCGCCGTGGCGGGCGTGAGAAGAACGAAGACCGCATGGGCTATTGCTACACGCGCGAATCAGGCCTGTTTGTGCTGGCCGACGGCATGGGCGGTCATCCTGAGGGAGAGGTGGCTGCCCAGATCGCGCTGCAGACCATTTCAGCGCTGTTCCAGCGCCAGGCAAAGCCACAACTCAAGGATGTGCAGGAGTTCCTGTCGGGGGCGCTGCTGGCCGCGCACCACCAGATCCTGCGCTATGCCACCGACAAAGGCATGCTCGACACGCCCCGCACCACACTGGTGGCAGCGGTGCTTCAGGCCGGTACTGCCACCTGGATCCACTGTGGCGACTCGCGCCTGTACATGGTGCGTGATGGAGACCTGCTGACGCGCACGCGCGACCACTCCTATATGGAGCTGCGCAACACGCCGCCGCCGGGCCTTGATCGCATCAATCGCAACGTGTTGTTCACCTGCCTGGGGTCTCCCACCAAACCCATCTATGACATCACCGGCCCGGTGTATCTGGAGCAGGGCGACCGCATCCTTCTGTGCTCGGATGGCCTGTGGGGAACGCTCAGCGACGAAGACATCGCCAAGCAGTTGGCCCGCAACACGGTGTCGCATGCAGTGCCTGACCTGGTGGAGGACGCTTTGCGCAAGGCGGGGGACACCAGTGACAATGTCACCGTGATCGCCCTGGAATGGGAGACGCCCGATGCCTTCGAGTCCACCCAAGGGGTGTCCACCGACAGCATTAGTGATGACGTGTTTGCATCGACCATTCAGGCAGGCCCGCTGGACGGGCTGGTGGATGACCTCGACGATGCGGCCATCGAGCGCTCCATTGCCGAGATCAACGAAGCCATCCGCCGTTCTGCAGCGCGCAAGGCCTGA
- a CDS encoding diguanylate cyclase domain-containing protein: MSNFRLRTWLVVLILMAVLPSLVVVLINHQSNQAVSLERATTQMEAVARLAAATHEQSVEGVRQILGTISSGPSVRRYDLEQLCIEFIDNVAKASPSYSIIGVLTLEGKARCMKDEQLKAIDFSDRQYFKDAIEGRQFTVGEYVFGRASGKKALTYSVPVYDYQDQLKGVAFAGLDLEKVDQRLKGLHLDPDTQIFLVSSSGLLLASTHKTLDDIGSLHDDPGLKELLSAQAKPQDRSGPIQVGESLYVIAPVDHAGMSRTFFVTRANQQAILGRGLSQLRSQLLVLMASAVLSVLLAWVIATRKISVPIQRLVQRMNLAGKGGYGSIPQTEEVVLTSLEFNLLNHHLSDMLRQLQLHQAAVASSSDGIVICDALQADMPMVYVNPAFERMTGYAASEVLGKSCRFLQSEDRDQPAVAQIRQAVAANKEVAVTLRNYRHDGSLFWNSLRIAPVRDARGLVTHYVGIQTDVTGRIQNEEELARRASHDWLTGLPNRTLLEDRISLAIERAKRENAAFTIAFIDLDNFKVFNDSIGHAAGDTLLVEVGRRLTQSVRAQDTVSRLGGDEIVVVFEGLGEPSLLREALIRLQNRLEEPVHLHGKDYVVAASIGIANFPKDGDSAQSLLQHADIAMYKAKADGRGVVRAYDPALDARSNEKLELSNALRKGLANREFELHYQPKVESGTGLLSGFEALVRWHHPVHGLIPPLQFIAHSQSRPA; encoded by the coding sequence ATGTCGAACTTCCGGTTGAGAACCTGGCTGGTTGTTCTGATCCTGATGGCTGTCCTGCCATCACTGGTGGTGGTGCTGATCAACCACCAGAGCAACCAGGCGGTCTCGCTTGAACGAGCAACGACACAGATGGAGGCCGTGGCCCGCCTGGCAGCGGCGACCCATGAGCAGTCTGTTGAGGGAGTACGACAGATCCTTGGCACCATTTCGAGCGGCCCCTCGGTACGCCGCTACGATCTGGAGCAGCTGTGCATCGAGTTCATCGACAACGTGGCAAAGGCCAGTCCGAGTTACAGCATCATCGGCGTCTTGACCCTGGAGGGCAAGGCGCGTTGCATGAAAGATGAACAACTCAAGGCCATCGACTTCAGCGATCGTCAGTACTTTAAAGACGCCATCGAAGGCCGACAGTTCACGGTGGGCGAATATGTCTTTGGCCGGGCCAGCGGAAAAAAGGCACTCACCTACTCGGTGCCTGTCTACGACTACCAAGACCAGCTCAAGGGGGTGGCCTTTGCGGGCCTGGATCTCGAAAAGGTTGATCAGCGGCTCAAGGGCTTGCATCTTGACCCAGACACACAGATTTTTCTCGTGAGCTCATCGGGCCTGCTGCTGGCCTCGACACACAAGACACTGGACGACATTGGCAGCTTGCACGACGACCCGGGCCTGAAGGAATTGCTCTCGGCGCAGGCAAAGCCACAAGACCGCTCGGGCCCCATACAGGTAGGCGAATCGCTTTATGTGATCGCGCCGGTAGACCACGCAGGCATGTCCAGGACGTTTTTCGTGACGCGGGCCAACCAGCAGGCCATTCTTGGCCGAGGCCTGAGCCAGTTGCGATCGCAGCTGCTGGTCCTGATGGCCAGCGCGGTGTTGAGCGTCCTGTTGGCCTGGGTGATAGCAACACGAAAGATATCGGTGCCCATCCAGCGGCTGGTGCAACGGATGAATCTGGCTGGCAAGGGCGGTTACGGGTCAATACCCCAGACCGAGGAAGTGGTGCTGACATCGCTGGAGTTCAACCTGCTGAACCACCACCTCAGCGACATGCTCCGGCAGCTCCAGCTTCATCAGGCCGCAGTGGCCTCCAGCAGCGATGGCATCGTGATCTGCGACGCATTGCAGGCAGACATGCCGATGGTCTATGTCAATCCTGCTTTCGAACGCATGACGGGTTACGCCGCCAGCGAGGTTTTGGGTAAAAGCTGCAGGTTCCTGCAGTCGGAAGACCGGGACCAACCGGCCGTTGCCCAGATTCGACAAGCGGTGGCGGCCAACAAGGAGGTGGCGGTCACCCTCCGGAACTACCGGCATGACGGCTCGCTGTTCTGGAACAGCCTGCGGATTGCGCCCGTCAGAGACGCCAGGGGGCTGGTGACCCACTATGTCGGGATCCAGACCGACGTCACCGGCCGGATACAGAACGAGGAGGAGCTTGCGCGGCGGGCGAGCCATGACTGGCTGACAGGCCTGCCCAATCGCACGCTGCTGGAGGACCGGATTTCGCTGGCCATAGAGCGTGCCAAGCGCGAGAACGCGGCCTTCACGATCGCCTTCATCGATCTCGACAACTTCAAGGTCTTCAACGACAGCATCGGGCACGCGGCGGGGGATACATTGCTGGTGGAGGTCGGCAGAAGGCTGACCCAATCGGTTCGGGCGCAGGACACGGTCAGCCGCCTGGGTGGTGATGAAATTGTCGTGGTGTTCGAGGGGCTCGGTGAGCCCTCCCTGCTCCGCGAGGCCCTGATCAGGCTGCAGAATCGGCTGGAGGAGCCGGTGCACCTGCACGGCAAAGACTATGTGGTGGCCGCCAGCATCGGGATCGCCAATTTCCCCAAAGACGGTGACTCCGCCCAGTCGCTGCTCCAACACGCGGACATCGCGATGTACAAGGCCAAGGCCGATGGACGTGGCGTGGTGCGGGCGTATGACCCGGCGCTGGACGCCCGCAGCAACGAGAAGCTTGAGCTCAGCAACGCGCTGCGCAAAGGCTTGGCCAACCGGGAGTTTGAACTGCACTACCAGCCCAAGGTGGAGTCCGGCACCGGGCTTTTGAGTGGATTCGAAGCACTCGTGCGTTGGCATCACCCTGTGCATGGGCTGATCCCGCCGCTTCAGTTCATCGCACACTCGCAGAGCAGACCGGCCTGA
- a CDS encoding EAL domain-containing protein, whose translation MSLGRWVLQEACAQLQQWRTDGVVDVPMAVNVSGIQFRQDDFNATVASALASTGLPADRLHIEITESVMIDGQESLRATLHRIRSQGVKIALDDFGTGYSSLSYLKRFPIDYVKIDRSFVRDITTDPADAAICSTIISMAHNLGMQVIAEGVETAEQAQFLRERRCDQLQGYLIGKPKNASEVAQGQNSYPPDAGETHIRSKSPV comes from the coding sequence GTGTCGCTGGGTCGTTGGGTTCTGCAAGAGGCATGTGCCCAGCTGCAGCAATGGCGCACCGATGGCGTGGTGGATGTACCCATGGCGGTCAACGTGTCAGGTATCCAGTTCCGTCAGGATGACTTCAACGCGACGGTGGCAAGCGCATTGGCCAGCACGGGGCTGCCGGCAGACCGTTTGCACATTGAGATCACGGAGTCCGTGATGATTGACGGCCAAGAGAGCTTGCGTGCGACGCTTCACCGCATCCGATCGCAGGGCGTGAAGATCGCGCTGGACGACTTCGGTACCGGCTACTCTAGCCTGAGCTACCTGAAGCGCTTTCCCATCGACTACGTCAAGATTGACCGCTCATTTGTCAGAGACATCACCACCGATCCGGCCGATGCAGCCATTTGCAGCACCATCATCTCGATGGCGCACAACCTGGGCATGCAAGTGATCGCTGAAGGCGTAGAGACTGCCGAGCAAGCCCAATTCCTGCGCGAGCGCCGGTGTGACCAGCTTCAGGGCTATCTGATTGGCAAGCCCAAGAATGCATCAGAGGTGGCACAGGGGCAAAATTCATACCCTCCCGATGCGGGGGAAACTCACATTAGATCCAAGTCCCCAGTCTGA
- the rph gene encoding ribonuclease PH codes for MTTYIRTGSRTADQLRPVRITRHYTMHAEGSVLIEFGNTKVLCTASVEERVPPHKRGSGEGWVTAEYGMLPRATHTRSDREAARGKQTGRTQEIQRLIGRSLRAVFDLKLLGERTIQLDCDVIQADGGTRTAAITGAWVAAQDAVNQLLASGKIMQTPLLQPVAAISVGIVQGTPLLDLEYIEDVDCDTDMNVVMTGAGHFVEVQGTAEGVAFTRAEMDQLLVLAEKGIGELMQMQQQALLEIR; via the coding sequence ATGACCACCTATATCCGCACCGGCAGCCGCACTGCCGACCAGCTGCGCCCTGTGCGCATCACCCGCCACTACACCATGCATGCCGAAGGGTCGGTGCTGATTGAGTTTGGCAACACCAAGGTACTCTGCACGGCCTCGGTCGAGGAGCGCGTGCCCCCACACAAGCGCGGCAGTGGCGAAGGCTGGGTCACCGCCGAATACGGCATGCTGCCGCGGGCTACGCACACCCGCAGTGACCGTGAAGCGGCACGTGGCAAACAAACCGGCCGTACACAAGAGATCCAGCGCCTGATCGGTCGTTCGCTGCGCGCCGTGTTCGACCTCAAGCTGCTGGGTGAGCGCACGATTCAGCTCGACTGTGACGTGATCCAGGCCGACGGAGGCACGCGCACCGCTGCCATCACCGGTGCCTGGGTGGCCGCTCAGGACGCAGTCAACCAGTTGCTCGCCAGCGGAAAGATCATGCAAACGCCTTTGCTTCAGCCCGTGGCGGCCATCTCCGTGGGCATTGTTCAAGGCACACCACTGCTCGATCTGGAATATATCGAAGACGTGGACTGCGATACCGATATGAACGTGGTGATGACTGGTGCGGGCCATTTCGTGGAGGTGCAGGGCACGGCTGAAGGCGTGGCTTTTACCCGTGCAGAAATGGACCAACTGCTGGTGCTGGCCGAAAAAGGCATTGGAGAGCTGATGCAGATGCAGCAGCAAGCGCTTCTTGAAATCCGATAA
- a CDS encoding transposase, whose translation MAGLVFGALHQIDFDQDSVCQPQQRGNCVVPFGRGGAIQIRSAVRLMVERVPRHVGTGGKTQQLGISKRGNTYLRTLLIAGARAVIARSGKSDGMERLLQRRHHNTVVVALANKMARTAWAVLARGMAFDRTRWNPLEAVTA comes from the coding sequence GTGGCGGGTCTCGTTTTTGGTGCTCTTCATCAAATTGACTTTGATCAAGACAGCGTGTGCCAGCCGCAGCAGCGCGGCAACTGCGTCGTACCTTTTGGGCGTGGCGGGGCGATTCAAATCCGCTCGGCAGTTCGCCTCATGGTAGAGCGGGTCCCTCGTCACGTGGGCACCGGCGGGAAGACGCAGCAGTTGGGCATTTCCAAGCGTGGAAACACCTACCTGCGGACCTTGTTGATCGCCGGCGCCAGGGCCGTGATTGCCCGATCCGGAAAATCTGACGGGATGGAACGGTTGCTGCAGCGACGACATCACAACACCGTCGTGGTCGCGTTGGCCAACAAGATGGCGCGCACCGCGTGGGCAGTTCTAGCCAGGGGCATGGCCTTCGACCGCACCCGTTGGAATCCGCTTGAGGCGGTGACTGCCTGA
- a CDS encoding YicC/YloC family endoribonuclease: protein MPVYSMTGYASAQHGASATGAEADARAPQSRRLGLEIRSVNSRFLDLSFRLPDDLRALEPALRSLLTARLKRGKVEVRAALDNEDSNTLQDPPARLLQRLNSLQDSVKAWLPTAAPLTVADALRLCANAHSGTEDWSEAVPALAEEALTALMAAREREGKRLAAMLLDRVKQLRTLAQQAVPMVPLLVEQQRLRFMERWKEAMALTDGATLPEAARDRALTEATAFAIRIDVAEEITRLDSHLDEIERLLKKGGEVGKRLDFLIQELHREANTLGSKSAALDLTRISVDMKVLIEQMREQVQNIE from the coding sequence ATGCCAGTTTACAGCATGACCGGATACGCCAGCGCACAGCATGGTGCATCTGCCACTGGCGCTGAAGCCGACGCCCGAGCCCCCCAGTCGCGCAGGCTGGGGCTGGAAATCCGCTCGGTCAACAGCCGCTTTCTGGACCTCTCGTTTCGCCTGCCAGATGATCTGCGCGCCCTGGAGCCCGCCCTGCGCAGCCTGCTCACCGCACGCCTCAAGCGCGGCAAGGTCGAGGTCCGGGCTGCGCTGGACAACGAAGACAGCAATACCCTGCAAGACCCGCCCGCCCGCCTGCTGCAGCGCCTCAACTCATTGCAGGACTCCGTCAAAGCCTGGCTCCCCACGGCAGCTCCACTCACGGTAGCGGATGCGCTGCGCCTGTGCGCCAATGCCCACTCGGGCACCGAAGACTGGAGCGAAGCCGTTCCGGCTTTGGCAGAAGAAGCCTTGACCGCCTTGATGGCCGCCCGGGAGCGTGAAGGCAAGCGCCTGGCGGCGATGTTGCTGGATCGGGTCAAGCAGTTGCGCACGCTGGCACAGCAAGCGGTTCCCATGGTTCCATTGCTGGTGGAACAGCAACGACTGAGATTCATGGAACGCTGGAAAGAGGCCATGGCCCTCACCGATGGCGCCACATTGCCCGAAGCCGCCCGCGATCGGGCATTGACCGAGGCCACCGCCTTTGCCATTCGCATCGATGTGGCCGAGGAAATTACGCGGCTCGACTCCCATTTGGACGAGATCGAGCGCCTGCTCAAAAAAGGCGGGGAAGTGGGAAAACGCCTGGACTTCCTCATCCAGGAGCTGCATCGCGAAGCCAATACGCTGGGCTCCAAATCGGCCGCACTGGACCTGACTCGCATCAGCGTGGACATGAAGGTCCTGATCGAGCAGATGCGCGAGCAAGTGCAAAATATCGAATAA
- a CDS encoding IPTL-CTERM sorting domain-containing protein translates to MLKKLYMTLKLVPRLMRAVVGGLIAVAAISAHADMTTGLLGWYGFENNVNDSSGGGRNGAATSLTYAAGRVGQAGSFNNATSFVEVSGLAGVLPGGGDARTVSFWVNPSSTADNGNVVSWGQTNANQRFSVLMEGGGELRMIGEGNDHSSGFFLPQGVWTHVAVSYDGSTLLFYVNGSIQDTKLGVVLATDNAQPLRIGINAQGRNDEFFGGLIDEVRVYGRVLTPSDVTEVFNSTTVAGSASTAVSVPTLGEWGLMMLSTLLLGVLWIQRRRWLQ, encoded by the coding sequence TTGTTGAAAAAACTGTATATGACTTTAAAGCTTGTACCGCGATTGATGCGGGCTGTTGTCGGTGGCTTGATTGCGGTCGCTGCTATTTCGGCTCATGCTGATATGACTACAGGGTTGCTTGGCTGGTACGGCTTTGAGAACAACGTCAACGATTCATCTGGGGGCGGGCGAAATGGTGCAGCCACCTCGCTGACGTACGCCGCCGGGCGGGTTGGACAGGCTGGTAGTTTTAACAACGCAACTAGTTTTGTAGAGGTATCAGGGCTCGCAGGGGTCCTGCCTGGCGGCGGTGATGCCCGTACGGTTTCATTTTGGGTGAATCCGTCATCCACGGCCGACAACGGAAACGTGGTGAGCTGGGGGCAAACTAACGCAAATCAGCGGTTCTCTGTACTGATGGAGGGGGGGGGAGAACTACGAATGATCGGTGAAGGCAACGATCATTCCTCCGGTTTTTTTCTGCCTCAGGGTGTTTGGACTCATGTCGCTGTGAGTTATGACGGCAGCACTCTTTTGTTTTATGTAAATGGATCAATTCAGGACACAAAACTAGGCGTCGTGTTGGCTACTGATAACGCTCAACCGTTGCGGATTGGAATCAATGCTCAAGGTCGTAACGACGAGTTTTTCGGGGGGTTAATTGATGAGGTTCGCGTTTATGGTCGCGTCCTCACACCCAGCGATGTCACCGAAGTTTTCAATAGTACGACTGTGGCGGGGTCTGCCAGCACCGCGGTGTCGGTTCCTACTCTTGGCGAGTGGGGACTGATGATGCTGAGCACGCTGTTGCTGGGAGTTCTATGGATTCAGCGCCGACGCTGGCTTCAGTGA